Proteins encoded by one window of Quadrisphaera setariae:
- a CDS encoding polyprenyl synthetase family protein, producing the protein MSPAHVLDADDLRARVQTELDAVLAGQAAVLADVSDDCDALIAAVARLVAGGKRLRPAFCWWGWRGAGGDPSDRSAGDAVVRVATALELFQAAALIHDDVMDASDTRRGMPATHRYFAGLHAERRWDGDGDRFGDAGAILSGDLCLAWSDEVFRSADIAADRRRQAELVFDRMRTQLMGGQYLDMLAQAAPLRRIAAAAVRGGSGSSGSAAPAPRRDSDDDGGSGSDEAALRRAEADALLERARRVICFKSAKYSVEHPLLVGAALGGAPQELSEAYSAYGLALGEAFQLRDDVLGVFGDPAQTGKPAGDDLREGKRTVLVACALGAASASQADLLHRHLGDPHLDADGVGALRRVMVDTGALARVEEMIEDGVRRAREALAGAPVAPQAREALEALVVAATARAA; encoded by the coding sequence GTGAGTCCCGCCCACGTCCTGGACGCCGATGACCTGCGGGCCCGCGTCCAGACCGAGCTGGACGCCGTGCTGGCCGGCCAGGCGGCGGTCCTGGCCGACGTCAGCGACGACTGCGACGCCCTCATCGCGGCCGTCGCCCGCCTGGTGGCGGGCGGCAAGCGGCTGCGCCCGGCGTTCTGCTGGTGGGGGTGGCGCGGCGCTGGAGGGGACCCCTCCGACCGGTCCGCCGGGGACGCCGTGGTCCGGGTGGCGACAGCCCTGGAGCTGTTCCAGGCGGCCGCGCTCATCCACGACGACGTCATGGACGCCTCTGACACCCGGCGCGGCATGCCCGCCACGCACCGCTACTTCGCGGGCCTGCACGCCGAGCGCCGCTGGGACGGAGACGGCGACAGGTTCGGGGACGCCGGCGCCATCCTGTCCGGGGACCTGTGCCTGGCCTGGTCGGACGAGGTCTTCCGCAGCGCTGACATCGCCGCGGACCGCCGCCGCCAGGCGGAGCTGGTCTTCGACCGGATGCGCACCCAGCTCATGGGCGGGCAGTACCTCGACATGCTGGCGCAGGCCGCGCCGCTGCGGCGCATCGCCGCCGCCGCGGTGCGAGGCGGCAGCGGGAGCAGCGGCAGCGCCGCCCCCGCGCCCCGCCGCGACAGCGACGACGACGGCGGCTCCGGGTCCGACGAGGCGGCGCTGCGCCGCGCCGAGGCCGACGCCCTGCTGGAGCGGGCCCGGCGGGTCATCTGCTTCAAGAGCGCCAAGTACTCCGTGGAGCACCCTCTGCTGGTGGGGGCGGCCCTGGGCGGCGCGCCGCAGGAGCTGAGCGAGGCCTACAGCGCCTACGGCCTGGCCCTGGGCGAGGCGTTCCAGCTCCGCGACGACGTCCTCGGCGTCTTCGGAGACCCCGCGCAGACCGGCAAGCCGGCCGGCGACGACCTGCGGGAGGGCAAGCGCACGGTGCTCGTGGCGTGCGCGCTCGGCGCCGCCAGCGCCTCCCAGGCCGACCTGCTCCACCGCCACCTCGGCGACCCCCACCTCGACGCCGACGGCGTGGGCGCGCTGCGCCGCGTCATGGTGGACACCGGCGCGCTGGCGCGCGTGGAGGAGATGATCGAGGACGGCGTCCGCCGGGCCCGCGAGGCCCTGGCCGGCGCGCCCGTCGCGCCGCAGGCGCGCGAGGCGCTGGAGGCGCTCGTCGTCGCCGCCACCGCGCGCGCCGCGTGA
- the crtI gene encoding phytoene desaturase family protein: MVGPTDHVVVVGAGLAGLSAAMRLAGAGRKVTVVEREAHPGGRAGRLTAPAPDGAGDYRFDTGPTVLTMPDLIADCFDALGEDMADWLTLEPVSPLYRAKYADGSSLDVHADPEQMTEEIRRVCGPEEAAGYEEFVTFVSELYRAEMRTFIDRNIDTPLDLVRPDLLTLLRRKGFSKLAPVVAQYLKDDRLQRVYSFQALYAGLSPYDALAIYAVIAYMDSVAGVFAARGGMSAVPSAMAAAAAAHGVEFRFSTTVESVEHSGGRATAVITADGERITADAVVLNPDLPVAYRDLLGVKHRRLRPLVYSPSCYLMLAGSKASYPDTAHHTILFGRAWKEVFAELTGGRLMSDPSVLLSTPTVSDPGLAPDGRHVYYVLFPTPSLSAGAKHGLDWNEVAPRYREHVIATLERRGYPGFGDGIEVEDVTTPLDWEARGMADGAPFASSHTFGQTGPFRPGNLWGENVVFTGSGTQPGVGVPMVLVSGRLAAERITGRDRRYRSRAWR, translated from the coding sequence GTGGTCGGGCCGACCGACCACGTCGTCGTCGTCGGCGCGGGGCTGGCGGGTCTGTCCGCCGCCATGCGGCTGGCCGGCGCCGGCCGGAAGGTCACCGTGGTGGAGCGCGAGGCCCACCCCGGCGGGCGCGCCGGCCGCCTCACCGCCCCGGCGCCGGACGGCGCGGGCGACTACCGCTTCGACACGGGCCCCACGGTGCTGACCATGCCGGACCTCATCGCCGACTGCTTCGACGCGCTCGGCGAGGACATGGCCGACTGGCTGACCCTGGAGCCGGTCAGCCCGCTGTACCGGGCGAAGTACGCCGACGGCTCCTCCCTCGACGTCCACGCCGACCCCGAGCAGATGACCGAGGAGATCCGCCGGGTCTGCGGGCCCGAGGAGGCCGCGGGGTACGAGGAGTTCGTGACGTTCGTCTCCGAGCTGTACCGGGCGGAGATGCGCACGTTCATCGACAGGAACATCGACACCCCGCTCGACCTGGTGCGGCCCGACCTGCTGACGCTGCTGCGCCGCAAGGGCTTCTCCAAGCTGGCGCCGGTGGTGGCGCAGTACCTCAAGGACGACCGCCTGCAGCGCGTCTACTCCTTCCAGGCCCTCTACGCGGGCCTGTCCCCCTACGACGCCCTGGCCATCTACGCCGTCATCGCCTACATGGACTCCGTGGCCGGCGTCTTCGCCGCCCGCGGCGGGATGAGCGCGGTGCCCTCGGCGATGGCGGCGGCGGCCGCCGCGCACGGCGTGGAGTTCCGCTTCTCGACGACCGTGGAGAGCGTGGAGCACTCCGGCGGCCGGGCCACCGCGGTCATCACCGCGGACGGCGAGCGGATCACCGCCGACGCCGTCGTCCTCAACCCCGACCTGCCGGTGGCCTACCGCGACCTGCTGGGCGTCAAGCACCGCCGGCTGCGGCCGCTGGTGTACTCGCCGTCCTGCTACCTCATGCTCGCGGGGTCGAAGGCGTCCTACCCCGACACCGCGCACCACACGATCCTGTTCGGGCGGGCGTGGAAGGAGGTGTTCGCCGAGCTGACCGGCGGACGGCTCATGAGCGACCCGAGCGTGCTGCTGTCCACGCCCACCGTCAGCGACCCGGGCCTGGCCCCCGACGGCCGGCACGTCTACTACGTGCTGTTCCCCACGCCGAGCCTGTCCGCGGGCGCCAAGCACGGGCTCGACTGGAACGAGGTCGCCCCGCGCTACCGCGAGCACGTGATCGCCACCCTGGAGCGGCGGGGCTACCCCGGCTTCGGCGACGGCATCGAGGTGGAGGACGTCACCACCCCGCTCGACTGGGAGGCCCGCGGCATGGCCGACGGCGCCCCGTTCGCCTCCTCGCACACCTTCGGGCAGACCGGACCGTTCCGGCCGGGCAACCTCTGGGGCGAGAACGTCGTCTTCACCGGCTCGGGCACGCAGCCCGGCGTCGGGGTGCCGATGGTGCTCGTCTCGGGCCGTCTGGCCGCGGAGCGCATCACGGGCCGCGACCGCCGCTACCGCTCCCGCGCGTGGCGGTGA
- a CDS encoding phytoene desaturase family protein, giving the protein MARVVVVGAGLGGLAAAARLAAHGHDVTVCEQADTVGGKLGWAEHEGFAFDTGPSLLTWPDQLRRLFAATGAPLEETLALQPVAPTDHRFTDGSRLHLDDDLGPGWRRLLDRARRVWDATEGPFLSRPLHGARTLAALAARPGGLRDVATIAPGTSLRALAQAHLDDPRHVALVDRMATYTGSDPRRAPAALASVLHLELTGGSWYTPGGLRRVVDAVADRARERGARLLTGTRVVEVLVDGGRAAGVRLADGRRVSADVVVVNADAAALYGVRTPPDHPALLPPAARRSARGARAGLAATAPSLSGFVLLLALRGRTPDLAHHTVLFPPLDGAGYDDEFDAVFGSGRRRGRPSAVPEPAVYVSAPDDPALRPDEHSEAWFVLVNAPRHAPHDPRAGVDWRVTGFAEAYADHVLAVMARRGLDVRERVLWQQVRTPADLEAATGSVGGSIYGSSSNGARAAFLRPANRSPLPGMLLVGGSSHPGGGIPLVLASASITAGLVGTA; this is encoded by the coding sequence GTGGCTCGGGTGGTCGTGGTGGGCGCGGGCCTGGGCGGGCTCGCTGCGGCGGCGCGCCTGGCCGCGCACGGCCACGACGTCACCGTCTGCGAGCAGGCGGACACCGTCGGCGGCAAGCTCGGCTGGGCCGAGCACGAGGGGTTCGCCTTCGACACCGGCCCGAGCCTGCTGACCTGGCCCGACCAGCTGCGCCGCCTCTTCGCCGCCACCGGCGCGCCGCTGGAGGAGACCCTGGCGCTGCAGCCGGTGGCGCCCACCGACCACCGCTTCACCGACGGCAGCCGCCTCCACCTCGACGACGACCTCGGCCCAGGTTGGCGCCGCCTCCTCGACCGCGCTCGCCGCGTCTGGGACGCCACCGAGGGTCCCTTCCTCAGCCGGCCGCTGCACGGCGCCCGCACCCTCGCGGCGCTCGCGGCGCGTCCCGGCGGTCTGCGCGACGTCGCGACCATCGCGCCCGGCACCTCCCTGCGCGCCCTGGCGCAGGCCCACCTCGACGACCCCCGGCACGTCGCCCTGGTGGACCGGATGGCCACCTACACCGGCTCCGACCCGCGCCGCGCACCCGCGGCGCTGGCCTCGGTGCTGCACCTGGAGCTGACCGGTGGCTCCTGGTACACCCCCGGCGGGCTGCGCCGGGTGGTGGACGCCGTCGCCGACCGGGCCCGCGAGCGCGGCGCCCGCCTCCTCACGGGGACGCGCGTGGTGGAGGTGCTCGTCGACGGCGGGCGGGCCGCGGGCGTGCGCCTGGCCGACGGGCGGCGGGTGTCGGCGGACGTCGTCGTCGTCAACGCCGACGCGGCGGCCCTCTACGGCGTGCGCACCCCGCCCGACCACCCGGCCCTGCTCCCGCCAGCGGCACGCCGGAGCGCCCGCGGGGCCCGTGCGGGGCTGGCGGCCACCGCTCCGTCGCTGAGCGGGTTCGTGCTGCTGCTGGCCCTGCGCGGGCGCACGCCGGACCTCGCCCACCACACGGTGCTGTTCCCGCCCCTGGACGGCGCGGGCTACGACGACGAGTTCGACGCGGTCTTCGGCTCAGGACGACGACGCGGGCGGCCGAGCGCCGTCCCGGAGCCGGCGGTCTACGTGAGCGCCCCGGACGACCCGGCGCTGCGCCCTGACGAGCACTCCGAGGCGTGGTTCGTGCTGGTCAACGCCCCGCGCCACGCCCCGCACGACCCGCGCGCCGGCGTCGACTGGCGGGTTACGGGGTTCGCAGAGGCCTACGCCGACCACGTGCTGGCCGTCATGGCGCGCCGCGGGCTGGACGTGCGCGAGCGGGTGCTGTGGCAGCAGGTGCGCACCCCGGCGGACCTGGAGGCGGCGACCGGCAGCGTGGGCGGGTCGATCTACGGCTCGTCGAGCAACGGGGCGCGGGCGGCCTTCCTGCGACCCGCCAACCGCTCGCCGCTGCCGGGGATGCTGCTGGTGGGCGGCTCGAGCCACCCCGGCGGGGGGATCCCGCTGGTGCTGGCGTCGGCGTCGATCACGGCGGGGCTGGTCGGCACGGCCTGA
- a CDS encoding dihydrofolate reductase family protein, with protein sequence MGTISIALFATLDLVGQAPGGPEEDPSDGFSFGGWQAPIIDEVTGAQVHAAYEGVDALLLGRRTYDVFAAYWPHRGDGQDGGFAELFNRIPKHVASRGTPELAWAGSRLLGPDLPAEVRALRDRHEHVKVVGSLDLVQTLLRERLFDVVDLWLHPVVLGQGKKVFASGAVPTGLALLQPPAGSPNGVVHLRYGRLEGLPETGDMTA encoded by the coding sequence GTGGGGACCATCAGCATCGCGCTCTTCGCCACCCTCGACCTGGTGGGCCAGGCCCCCGGCGGCCCCGAGGAGGACCCCTCCGACGGGTTCTCCTTCGGCGGCTGGCAGGCCCCGATCATCGACGAGGTCACCGGTGCGCAGGTCCACGCCGCCTACGAGGGCGTCGACGCCCTCCTGCTGGGACGGCGGACCTACGACGTCTTCGCCGCGTACTGGCCCCACCGCGGCGACGGCCAGGACGGCGGCTTCGCGGAGCTGTTCAACCGCATCCCCAAGCACGTGGCGTCGCGCGGCACGCCCGAGCTGGCGTGGGCGGGCTCTCGGCTGCTCGGCCCGGACCTGCCGGCTGAGGTGCGCGCGCTCCGCGACCGCCACGAGCACGTCAAGGTGGTGGGGAGCCTCGACCTCGTGCAGACCCTGCTGCGCGAGCGCCTCTTCGACGTCGTCGACCTCTGGCTCCACCCGGTGGTGCTGGGCCAGGGCAAGAAGGTGTTCGCCTCCGGGGCCGTGCCCACCGGCCTGGCGCTGCTGCAGCCGCCCGCTGGGAGCCCGAACGGGGTGGTGCACCTGCGCTACGGGCGGCTCGAGGGCCTCCCGGAAACCGGAGACATGACCGCCTGA
- a CDS encoding class I SAM-dependent methyltransferase — protein MSAYTHGHAEPVLASHRWRTAENSCGYLLPALRPGQDLLDLGCGPGTITADLAARVAPGRVVGLDAAAGVLEEAAALAERRGLAVEWVVGDALALPFEDASFDVVHAHQVLQHLPDAVGALREAARVLRPGGLLAVRDVDYAATTWYPADPGLDAWLSLYQRVARGNGGEPDAGRRLLAWARAAGLVERSRAGVTASASAWCYASPAERAWWGTSWAGRATASAFAEQAVAAGEATPAQLEDVAAAWRRWAAADDGWIALLHGELLVRMP, from the coding sequence GTGAGCGCGTACACGCACGGACACGCCGAGCCGGTCCTGGCCTCCCACCGCTGGCGCACCGCGGAGAACTCCTGCGGGTACCTGCTGCCCGCGCTGCGCCCGGGACAGGACCTGCTCGACCTCGGCTGCGGTCCCGGAACGATCACCGCGGACCTCGCGGCCCGCGTCGCCCCGGGTCGTGTGGTCGGGCTCGACGCCGCCGCCGGCGTCCTCGAGGAGGCCGCGGCCCTCGCCGAGCGCCGCGGGCTCGCTGTGGAGTGGGTGGTGGGTGACGCCTTGGCGCTGCCCTTCGAGGACGCGTCCTTCGACGTCGTCCACGCCCACCAGGTGCTGCAGCACCTGCCCGACGCCGTGGGCGCGCTGCGCGAGGCCGCCCGCGTGCTGCGGCCCGGGGGGCTGCTGGCCGTGCGGGACGTCGACTACGCCGCCACCACCTGGTACCCGGCCGACCCGGGCCTGGACGCCTGGCTGTCGCTGTACCAGCGGGTCGCTCGCGGCAACGGCGGCGAGCCCGACGCCGGACGCCGCCTCCTCGCGTGGGCGCGCGCCGCCGGCCTGGTGGAGCGGTCTCGCGCCGGGGTCACCGCGAGCGCCTCCGCGTGGTGCTACGCCTCCCCCGCGGAGCGCGCGTGGTGGGGGACGTCGTGGGCGGGCCGGGCGACCGCCTCGGCCTTCGCCGAGCAGGCCGTGGCCGCTGGCGAGGCGACCCCGGCGCAGCTGGAGGACGTCGCCGCCGCGTGGCGCCGCTGGGCCGCCGCGGACGACGGGTGGATCGCCCTGCTCCACGGCGAGCTGCTCGTGCGGATGCCCTGA
- a CDS encoding carotenoid biosynthesis protein, which yields MSAAPSDTAAGLRRTPLAAAGAQRAALVLAAVAVVVQVAHPLLSGDVLTTATVVSVLVFAAASLVSAAATHGLRAAVVLALGAGGVGLLAEAVGVSTGFPFGEYAYAGTLGPQVLGVPAVVPAAWLMMAWPTMLAGRSVVDLLRKRFGPVPHWVAVPLSAWVLTAWDLSLDPQMVAAGHWSWAHPDPSLPGIPGIPLTNYAGWLLVSLVVHAVLHAGVPRRVRPGVPASAAIGAGAPALLLGWTWLGSALGNAAFFGRPWVALWVFAAMGLVALPALAHLRRRTPGA from the coding sequence GTGAGCGCCGCCCCCTCCGACACCGCTGCCGGGCTGCGGCGCACCCCGCTGGCCGCCGCGGGCGCGCAGCGCGCGGCGCTGGTGCTCGCGGCCGTCGCCGTCGTCGTCCAGGTGGCCCACCCGCTGCTGTCGGGCGACGTGCTCACCACGGCCACCGTGGTGAGCGTCCTCGTGTTCGCGGCGGCCTCGCTCGTGAGCGCCGCCGCCACGCACGGGCTGCGGGCCGCGGTGGTGCTCGCGCTCGGCGCGGGCGGCGTGGGACTGCTGGCGGAGGCGGTGGGCGTGAGCACGGGCTTCCCGTTCGGCGAGTACGCCTACGCCGGCACGCTCGGGCCGCAGGTGCTCGGCGTGCCCGCGGTGGTGCCCGCGGCCTGGCTGATGATGGCCTGGCCCACGATGCTCGCCGGGCGCTCGGTGGTGGACCTGCTCCGGAAGCGCTTCGGGCCGGTGCCGCACTGGGTGGCGGTCCCGCTGTCCGCGTGGGTGCTCACCGCGTGGGACCTCTCGCTCGACCCGCAGATGGTGGCTGCCGGGCACTGGTCCTGGGCGCACCCAGACCCCTCGCTGCCCGGGATCCCCGGCATCCCGCTGACCAACTACGCCGGGTGGCTGCTGGTCTCGCTGGTGGTGCACGCGGTGCTGCACGCCGGCGTCCCGCGGCGGGTGCGGCCCGGGGTCCCCGCGAGCGCGGCGATCGGCGCCGGGGCGCCCGCGCTGCTGCTGGGGTGGACGTGGCTGGGGTCGGCGCTGGGCAACGCCGCCTTCTTCGGACGCCCGTGGGTGGCGCTGTGGGTGTTCGCGGCCATGGGCCTGGTGGCGCTGCCGGCGCTGGCGCACCTGCGGCGACGCACCCCCGGGGCGTGA
- a CDS encoding glycosyltransferase produces MRAVRLVEAASAGAVVVAVHTAVNAALLRRPVSTPPAVGERVSVLLPVRDEAHQVGRALAAVLASTGVPHLEVLVLDDGSTDGTAAAAARAAGGDPRVRVLTGAPLPPGWLGKPHALAQLAAVASGSVLVCLDADVRLAPHALAASVDLLRRHRLDLVSPYPRQEAVSAAERLVQPLLQWSWLATLPLRLAESSPRPSLSAANGQLMALDTAALERAGGFAAVESEVLDDVALVRAVKAAGGRGGVADGTDLATCRMYDGWPALRDGYAKSLWSATGSPVGAAGLVAVLGGVFVLPAVAALTGVGGRAGRWAGLLGYGAGVASRVVAARRTGGRVWPDALAHPASVAVLCSLVVRSWRLRRRGGLAWKGRALP; encoded by the coding sequence GTGAGGGCCGTCCGGCTCGTCGAGGCGGCCAGCGCGGGGGCCGTCGTCGTCGCCGTGCACACCGCCGTCAACGCCGCGCTGCTGCGGCGCCCGGTGAGCACCCCGCCCGCGGTCGGTGAGCGGGTCAGCGTGCTGCTGCCCGTGCGCGACGAGGCCCACCAGGTGGGACGGGCGCTGGCGGCGGTGCTGGCGAGCACGGGGGTGCCCCACCTCGAGGTGCTCGTGCTCGACGACGGGTCCACCGACGGGACGGCCGCCGCCGCGGCCCGCGCCGCCGGCGGCGACCCCCGGGTGCGGGTGCTGACCGGCGCGCCGCTGCCGCCGGGCTGGCTGGGCAAGCCGCACGCGCTGGCCCAGCTGGCGGCGGTCGCCTCGGGCTCGGTGCTGGTGTGCCTGGACGCCGACGTGCGCCTGGCGCCGCACGCCCTGGCGGCCAGCGTCGACCTGCTGCGCCGCCACCGGCTCGACCTCGTCAGCCCCTACCCGCGGCAGGAGGCCGTGAGCGCCGCCGAGCGGCTGGTGCAGCCGCTGCTGCAGTGGAGCTGGCTGGCCACACTGCCGCTGCGGCTGGCGGAGAGCTCGCCGCGGCCGTCGCTGTCCGCCGCGAACGGGCAGCTCATGGCGCTGGACACCGCGGCGCTGGAGCGAGCGGGCGGCTTCGCGGCGGTGGAGTCCGAGGTCTTGGACGACGTCGCCCTGGTCCGGGCGGTCAAGGCCGCAGGCGGGCGCGGAGGGGTCGCTGACGGCACGGACCTGGCGACCTGCCGCATGTACGACGGCTGGCCGGCTCTGCGCGACGGGTACGCCAAGTCGCTGTGGTCGGCCACGGGCTCGCCGGTGGGCGCGGCGGGACTGGTGGCGGTGCTGGGCGGGGTGTTCGTGCTTCCGGCGGTGGCGGCGCTGACCGGGGTCGGCGGCCGCGCCGGGCGCTGGGCCGGGCTGCTCGGCTACGGCGCCGGCGTCGCCTCGCGGGTGGTCGCGGCACGGCGCACGGGCGGGCGGGTGTGGCCCGACGCGCTGGCGCACCCGGCCTCGGTGGCGGTGCTGTGCTCGCTGGTGGTGCGGTCGTGGCGGCTGCGCCGCCGCGGCGGCCTGGCCTGGAAGGGCCGCGCGCTGCCCTGA
- a CDS encoding phytoene/squalene synthase family protein translates to MAVTPLGTTTTGAAAPVPSLRRRPAGSASLDAAGITDPRLRADLLECRRLHAEHGKTYFLATALLPPAKRPWVWALYGFARYADEFVDSLTDPDPDALVSWSDEFLASIDGRAQPTEPVGRAMLATVRRWDLPLDTVTAFLESMRADITTTHYPTYADLQGYMYGSANVIGLQMLPVLQPLPGAEAEAAHRAELLGEAFQVSNFIRDVGEDLDRGRTYLPDEHLAAFGVTRELLEAGRRAGPDAPLDRRVEELLRFEVAENRKVYCEAEPGIALLHPTSRDSIRCAFELYGGILGAVEDAGYRVLAQRVSVPLPRRLAVALPALARARAARREMSRWKALPHL, encoded by the coding sequence GTGGCGGTGACCCCGCTGGGCACGACGACGACGGGGGCGGCAGCGCCCGTCCCGTCGCTGCGCCGCCGGCCCGCCGGCAGCGCCAGCCTCGACGCGGCGGGCATCACCGACCCGCGGCTGCGCGCGGACCTGCTGGAGTGCCGGCGCCTGCACGCCGAGCACGGCAAGACGTACTTCCTGGCCACGGCGCTGCTGCCCCCGGCCAAGCGGCCGTGGGTGTGGGCGCTGTACGGGTTCGCCCGGTACGCCGACGAGTTCGTGGACTCCCTCACCGACCCCGACCCCGACGCCCTGGTCTCCTGGTCGGACGAGTTCCTGGCCAGCATCGACGGCCGCGCGCAGCCCACCGAGCCGGTCGGTCGGGCCATGCTCGCGACCGTGCGGCGCTGGGACCTGCCGCTGGACACGGTGACGGCGTTCCTGGAGTCGATGAGGGCCGACATCACCACCACGCACTACCCGACCTACGCCGACCTGCAGGGCTACATGTACGGCTCGGCCAACGTCATCGGCCTGCAGATGCTCCCCGTGCTGCAGCCGCTGCCGGGTGCCGAGGCGGAGGCCGCGCACCGGGCGGAGCTGCTGGGTGAGGCGTTCCAGGTGAGCAACTTCATCCGCGACGTCGGTGAGGACCTCGACCGCGGGCGCACCTACCTGCCCGACGAGCACCTGGCGGCCTTCGGCGTGACCCGCGAGTTGCTGGAGGCCGGGCGCCGCGCTGGCCCGGACGCCCCGCTCGACCGGCGAGTCGAGGAGCTGCTGCGCTTCGAGGTGGCCGAGAACCGCAAGGTCTACTGCGAGGCGGAGCCGGGCATCGCGCTGCTGCACCCCACCAGCCGAGACTCCATCCGCTGCGCCTTCGAGCTGTACGGCGGGATCCTCGGGGCAGTGGAGGACGCCGGCTACCGGGTGCTCGCCCAGCGCGTCTCGGTGCCGCTCCCCCGCCGCCTGGCCGTGGCGCTGCCGGCGCTGGCCCGCGCCCGCGCCGCCCGCCGGGAGATGTCCCGCTGGAAGGCCCTCCCCCACCTGTGA
- a CDS encoding CDP-alcohol phosphatidyltransferase family protein, producing the protein MAGGTRGVTREEHLRRWSAAHGGTAASPLVRVWLDGVRRTASPLAAAGVPPAAVTALGLALALAALAPAAAQAELGGRWALGVPVLLAVAALADGLDGAVAVLGGTASRAGAVLDAACDRLADAAALGALWLLGAPALPVLVALGAGQLHEYVRARAQGEGVTGPGAVTVSERPTRVLVAAMFALGCGVYPGAATTWAAAGAWVGAAAALVGLVQLLVAVRRELSASR; encoded by the coding sequence GTGGCTGGCGGGACGCGCGGGGTGACCCGCGAGGAGCACCTGCGGCGCTGGTCCGCCGCCCACGGCGGCACCGCGGCCTCCCCGCTCGTGCGGGTCTGGCTCGACGGCGTCCGCCGCACCGCGTCACCGCTGGCCGCTGCGGGCGTCCCCCCTGCGGCGGTCACGGCGCTGGGGCTCGCCCTGGCCCTCGCCGCGCTCGCACCGGCCGCGGCGCAGGCCGAGCTGGGGGGCCGGTGGGCGCTGGGGGTGCCGGTGCTGCTGGCGGTGGCCGCGCTCGCCGACGGGCTCGACGGCGCCGTGGCGGTGCTCGGGGGCACGGCCTCGCGCGCCGGGGCGGTGCTCGACGCCGCGTGCGACCGGCTCGCCGACGCCGCGGCCCTCGGCGCGCTGTGGCTCCTGGGCGCCCCGGCGCTGCCCGTGCTCGTGGCGCTGGGCGCGGGGCAGCTCCACGAGTACGTGCGCGCCCGCGCCCAGGGGGAGGGCGTGACCGGACCAGGAGCGGTGACCGTCTCCGAGCGGCCCACCCGCGTGCTGGTGGCGGCGATGTTCGCCCTGGGCTGCGGGGTCTACCCGGGGGCGGCGACCACGTGGGCGGCCGCAGGGGCGTGGGTGGGCGCTGCCGCCGCGCTCGTCGGGCTGGTGCAGCTGCTGGTGGCCGTGCGCAGGGAGCTGTCAGCGAGCCGCTGA